In Palleronia sp. LCG004, a single window of DNA contains:
- a CDS encoding FxsA family protein has protein sequence MWLFALFVAVPMIEIALFIQVGGAIGLGWTLIVVLLTAMIGTALVRSQGRLAMAELRKSFNSLNDPTEPLAHGAMILFSGALLLTPGFFTDACGFALLVPGIRSWVFRQIRDRIEVRHMGAGPHGGPSRPDPRAQGPRGPRGPARGDVIDGDYTEVEIKEPDPDRPRSGWTRH, from the coding sequence ATGTGGTTGTTCGCGCTGTTCGTGGCGGTGCCGATGATCGAGATCGCGCTCTTCATCCAGGTCGGCGGTGCGATCGGCCTTGGATGGACGCTGATCGTCGTGCTGCTGACGGCCATGATCGGCACGGCACTCGTGCGCTCGCAGGGCAGGCTCGCCATGGCCGAGCTGCGAAAGTCGTTCAACAGCCTCAACGATCCGACCGAACCGCTGGCCCATGGCGCGATGATCCTGTTTTCGGGCGCGCTTCTGCTGACGCCCGGCTTCTTCACGGATGCTTGCGGCTTCGCGCTTCTGGTGCCCGGAATACGCTCGTGGGTCTTCCGCCAGATCCGCGACCGGATCGAGGTGCGGCATATGGGCGCCGGGCCCCATGGCGGCCCGTCGCGGCCCGATCCGCGGGCGCAGGGCCCCCGCGGTCCGCGCGGTCCGGCACGCGGAGACGTGATCGACGGCGACTATACCGAAGTCGAGATCAAGGAGCCCGATCCCGACCGCCCGCGCTCGGGCTGGACCCGCCATTGA
- a CDS encoding murein transglycosylase A, producing MMRAVAAALASAMILAGAAASSEPRSTILDWGDLDGWSADDHRAALDVFLGTCGDMRDPDWIALCRAGAVQEDARAFFELFFRPVLIEDGASMVFTGYFEPELRGSRYRGGQYQYPLYRLPEEAEDGSWISRAEIEQGAALDGRGLEIAWINDPVDVFFLQIQGSGRIRLDDGTILRVGYGGKNGHDYRSVGLELVRRGEYEPHQVSADVIRSWVRRNGEDGLELLRHNPSYVFFREVGEVPLDRGPLGAMNRSITPMRSLAVDPSITPLGAPVWIETGAAEPLKRLMVAQDTGSAIKGAQRADIFVGTGREAGRRAGRIRDGGRMVVLMPIQRAYAMAAPL from the coding sequence CTGATGCGGGCGGTCGCGGCGGCCCTGGCATCCGCGATGATCCTCGCGGGGGCGGCGGCATCTTCGGAACCCAGATCCACGATCCTCGACTGGGGGGATCTCGACGGGTGGTCGGCGGACGATCACCGTGCGGCGCTCGACGTCTTCCTCGGAACCTGCGGCGACATGCGCGATCCCGACTGGATCGCGTTGTGTCGTGCGGGGGCGGTGCAGGAGGACGCCCGGGCGTTCTTCGAACTCTTTTTCCGGCCCGTCCTGATCGAGGACGGGGCGTCGATGGTCTTTACCGGCTATTTCGAGCCCGAACTGCGCGGATCGCGGTATCGCGGTGGGCAGTACCAGTATCCGCTCTATAGGCTTCCCGAGGAGGCGGAAGATGGATCCTGGATCTCGCGCGCCGAGATCGAGCAGGGGGCCGCGCTGGACGGCCGGGGCCTCGAGATCGCGTGGATCAACGATCCGGTGGACGTCTTCTTTCTCCAGATCCAGGGATCGGGCCGCATCAGGCTCGATGACGGGACGATCCTGCGCGTGGGGTATGGCGGCAAGAACGGGCACGATTACCGGTCGGTCGGTCTGGAGCTGGTCCGGAGGGGCGAATACGAGCCGCACCAGGTCTCGGCCGACGTGATCCGGTCATGGGTCCGGCGGAACGGCGAAGACGGGCTGGAGCTGCTCCGGCACAATCCATCCTACGTGTTCTTCCGCGAGGTGGGTGAGGTGCCGCTCGATCGGGGTCCGCTCGGGGCGATGAACCGGTCGATCACGCCGATGCGCAGCCTTGCCGTCGATCCGTCGATCACGCCCCTCGGTGCCCCGGTCTGGATCGAGACGGGCGCCGCGGAGCCGCTGAAGCGCCTTATGGTGGCGCAGGATACCGGATCGGCGATCAAGGGCGCGCAGCGTGCCGACATCTTCGTCGGGACGGGCAGGGAGGCCGGACGCCGCGCGGGCCGGATCCGGGATGGCGGCCGGATGGTCGTGCTCATGCCGATCCAGCGGGCCTATGCGATGGCGGCGCCGCTCTGA
- the dnaQ gene encoding DNA polymerase III subunit epsilon, which translates to MREIVLDTETTGFEPEQGDRIVEIGAVELMGHVPTGRTYHQYINPQRSMPDGAFQVHGLGDEFLSDKPLFAEVGQAFLDFVGDAKLVIHNAAFDMKFLNAELGWMKARLLPMDQAIDTLAIARRRFPGAPASLDALCRRFGIDNSNRTLHGALLDSEILAEVYLELIGGRQPDFGLGQSSGTGGEASAERDWRPGPRATPLPARITDEERAAHAAMVAAMGDAALWSKA; encoded by the coding sequence ATGCGCGAAATCGTCCTTGATACCGAGACCACGGGATTCGAGCCGGAACAGGGCGACCGTATCGTCGAGATCGGCGCCGTCGAGCTGATGGGCCACGTGCCCACGGGCCGGACCTATCACCAGTACATCAACCCGCAAAGGTCGATGCCCGACGGCGCGTTCCAGGTCCACGGGCTCGGCGACGAGTTCCTGAGCGACAAGCCCCTCTTCGCCGAGGTCGGACAGGCCTTTCTGGATTTCGTGGGCGATGCGAAGCTCGTCATCCACAACGCCGCCTTCGACATGAAATTCCTCAATGCCGAGCTGGGCTGGATGAAGGCGCGGCTGTTGCCGATGGATCAGGCGATCGACACGCTCGCCATCGCGCGCAGGCGGTTTCCTGGCGCGCCCGCATCGCTCGACGCGCTCTGCCGGCGGTTCGGGATCGACAATTCGAACCGCACGCTGCACGGCGCGCTGCTCGATTCCGAGATCCTGGCGGAAGTGTATCTGGAGCTTATCGGCGGGCGCCAGCCGGATTTCGGGCTGGGCCAGTCGTCGGGGACGGGTGGCGAGGCCTCGGCGGAGCGTGACTGGCGCCCCGGTCCGCGAGCGACGCCCCTGCCCGCACGGATCACAGACGAGGAACGCGCCGCCCATGCGGCCATGGTGGCGGCGATGGGCGACGCGGCGCTCTGGTCGAAGGCCTAG
- the secB gene encoding protein-export chaperone SecB, with translation MAENDTPTQDANSGANGAAPATPQLRPIGQFVRDLSFENILASKPVEGQVQPDISVQVGLDAKKRGEDGTQYEVIGKFKITSKNKGSEDILFVMELEYGGIFKVENVKEEQLHPFLLIEGPRLMFPYIRRIVSDVTRDGGFPALNLEPIDFVALYRQGIAQRQAAQQAQQTPAS, from the coding sequence ATGGCCGAGAACGACACACCGACCCAAGACGCGAATTCCGGCGCCAACGGCGCCGCGCCCGCGACCCCGCAACTGCGCCCGATCGGACAATTCGTCCGCGATCTTTCGTTCGAGAACATCCTCGCCTCGAAGCCGGTCGAGGGTCAGGTCCAGCCCGACATCTCGGTGCAGGTCGGGCTCGACGCCAAGAAGCGCGGCGAGGACGGCACGCAGTACGAGGTCATCGGCAAGTTCAAGATCACCTCGAAGAACAAGGGCTCCGAGGACATCCTGTTCGTGATGGAGCTGGAATACGGCGGGATCTTCAAGGTCGAGAACGTCAAGGAAGAGCAGCTTCATCCCTTCCTGCTCATCGAGGGGCCGCGCCTGATGTTCCCCTATATCCGCCGGATCGTCTCGGACGTGACGCGCGACGGCGGCTTCCCCGCCCTCAACCTCGAGCCGATCGACTTCGTCGCGCTCTACCGTCAGGGCATCGCCCAGCGTCAGGCCGCGCAGCAGGCGCAGCAGACGCCCGCCTCCTAG
- the coaE gene encoding dephospho-CoA kinase (Dephospho-CoA kinase (CoaE) performs the final step in coenzyme A biosynthesis.) — protein sequence MRPFLVGLTGSIGMGKSTAAGLFRARNIPVWDADAAVHALYAPGGAGVEAIRAMRPDAIAGGAVDRKKLSDWIAGDPGALPRIERAIHPLVAEDRARFVESCEADIAVLDIPLLFETGAEGGFDLVAVVSAPAEVQRDRVLSRPGMTEERLDAVLARQVPDAEKRARGDVVIPSLNLEETRATIDALIHDIRGGRHARNRP from the coding sequence ATGAGGCCCTTCCTCGTCGGGCTGACCGGCTCCATCGGGATGGGCAAGTCGACCGCGGCCGGGCTGTTTCGCGCGCGGAATATCCCCGTCTGGGATGCGGATGCGGCGGTCCACGCGCTCTATGCGCCGGGCGGTGCGGGTGTGGAGGCCATCCGCGCGATGCGCCCCGATGCGATCGCGGGTGGCGCGGTCGATCGCAAGAAGCTCTCGGACTGGATCGCGGGCGATCCCGGTGCCCTGCCCCGGATCGAACGTGCGATCCACCCGCTCGTGGCCGAGGATCGCGCGCGTTTCGTCGAAAGCTGCGAGGCCGATATCGCGGTGCTCGACATTCCGCTCCTTTTCGAGACGGGCGCCGAGGGCGGGTTCGACCTCGTGGCCGTCGTCTCGGCACCCGCCGAGGTGCAGCGCGACCGCGTTCTGTCACGCCCCGGAATGACGGAAGAAAGGCTCGACGCGGTGCTCGCCCGGCAAGTGCCGGATGCCGAGAAGCGCGCGCGCGGGGACGTCGTGATCCCGAGCTTGAACCTCGAGGAGACGCGCGCGACAATCGACGCCCTCATCCACGACATCCGCGGGGGCAGACATGCGCGAAATCGTCCTTGA
- a CDS encoding Maf family protein, with product MDLVLASGSRTRADLLRSAGLTFETEIARIDEEAVKASMRAEGAPPRDVADALAEAKARKVSTRRPGAIVLGCDQVLSHRGEILSKPESPDAARDGLKRLRDDRHTLLSAIVAYEDGEPIWRHIGMVKLAMRNLSDDYIDDYVARNWESIRESVGGYKLEEEGMRLFRSVEGDYFTTLGLPMIPLLSWLIDRGNLRA from the coding sequence ATGGATCTTGTCCTCGCCTCGGGCTCCCGGACGCGGGCCGATCTCCTGCGCAGCGCCGGCCTGACCTTCGAGACGGAGATCGCGCGGATCGACGAGGAGGCCGTGAAGGCGTCGATGCGCGCGGAGGGGGCCCCGCCGCGCGACGTGGCCGACGCGCTGGCCGAGGCGAAGGCGCGCAAGGTGTCCACCCGCAGGCCCGGTGCGATCGTCCTCGGTTGCGACCAAGTCCTGTCGCATCGCGGAGAGATCCTGTCGAAGCCCGAAAGCCCCGATGCCGCGCGCGACGGTCTGAAGCGGCTGAGGGACGATCGGCACACGCTTCTGTCGGCGATCGTGGCCTACGAGGATGGCGAGCCGATCTGGCGCCATATCGGTATGGTCAAGCTCGCCATGCGGAACCTGAGCGACGACTATATCGACGATTACGTGGCGCGGAACTGGGAGAGCATCCGGGAGTCGGTCGGCGGCTACAAGCTGGAGGAAGAGGGTATGCGCCTCTTCCGGTCGGTCGAGGGCGACTATTTTACCACGCTCGGCCTGCCGATGATCCCGCTCTTGTCGTGGCTGATCGACCGGGGCAATCTTCGCGCATGA
- a CDS encoding shikimate dehydrogenase produces the protein MSDTKIPLAGVIGAPIAHSRSPILHNHWLKRHGLRGAYIPLHVEQSDLAEVLAALPKMGFVGCNVTLPHKVSVLNLATSVSDRAALIGAANTLTFREGGVIHADNTDGYGFLMNLRQNAPDWSPKDGPAALFGAGGAARAVITALIEAGVPEIRLTNRTRARSEALRKEFGAKIVVYDWVQAGNTLDDAATVINTTTLGMEGKAEFRVPLDGLSPGALVTDAIYTPLETTLLRRAREMGCTTVDGLGMLLHQGVPGFERWFGERPEVDDDTRAAVLRG, from the coding sequence ATGAGTGATACGAAGATACCGCTGGCCGGGGTGATCGGCGCCCCGATCGCCCATTCCAGATCGCCGATCCTGCATAACCACTGGTTGAAGCGGCACGGATTGCGTGGCGCCTATATCCCCTTGCACGTGGAGCAGAGCGATCTTGCCGAGGTGCTGGCGGCGCTTCCGAAGATGGGTTTCGTTGGATGCAACGTCACCCTGCCCCACAAGGTGTCGGTGCTGAACCTCGCGACGAGCGTGTCGGACCGTGCCGCGCTGATCGGGGCGGCCAACACGCTGACCTTCCGCGAGGGCGGCGTGATCCATGCCGACAATACCGACGGCTATGGCTTCCTGATGAATCTGCGCCAGAACGCGCCCGACTGGTCGCCGAAGGATGGCCCGGCCGCGCTGTTCGGTGCGGGCGGCGCCGCGCGGGCGGTCATCACCGCCCTGATCGAGGCGGGCGTGCCCGAGATACGGCTGACGAACCGCACACGCGCCCGGTCGGAGGCGCTGCGCAAGGAATTCGGCGCCAAGATCGTCGTCTACGACTGGGTTCAGGCGGGCAACACGCTCGACGATGCGGCGACGGTGATCAACACGACCACCCTCGGGATGGAGGGAAAGGCCGAGTTCCGCGTGCCGCTCGACGGTCTGTCGCCCGGCGCGCTGGTCACCGATGCGATCTATACGCCGCTCGAGACGACGCTTCTGAGACGTGCGCGCGAGATGGGCTGCACCACCGTCGACGGGCTCGGGATGCTGCTGCACCAGGGCGTTCCGGGCTTCGAGCGCTGGTTCGGGGAGCGGCCCGAGGTCGACGACGACACTCGCGCCGCCGTCCTGAGGGGATGA
- the hemJ gene encoding protoporphyrinogen oxidase HemJ: MTETLSSLYPWIKSLHVIAFVAWMAGLFYLPRLFVYHAEQARIGTDKAQMLETMERRLLRAIMNPAMIVTWLAGLTLVMTPGVVDWGSVWPWTKAAGVLTLTWFHMWCAGQRKALAAGDFSTSGRRYRIMNEVPTLLLILIVVSVIARPF; encoded by the coding sequence ATGACCGAGACGCTCTCCAGCCTCTATCCATGGATAAAATCCCTCCATGTGATCGCCTTCGTCGCGTGGATGGCAGGGCTCTTCTATCTGCCGAGATTGTTCGTCTATCACGCGGAACAGGCGCGGATCGGCACCGACAAGGCGCAGATGCTCGAGACGATGGAGCGCAGGCTTCTCAGGGCCATCATGAACCCCGCCATGATCGTCACCTGGCTCGCGGGGCTCACGCTCGTCATGACGCCCGGTGTGGTCGATTGGGGCTCCGTGTGGCCCTGGACCAAGGCTGCGGGTGTTCTGACGCTCACATGGTTCCACATGTGGTGTGCGGGGCAGAGAAAGGCGCTCGCCGCGGGCGACTTCTCGACCAGCGGCAGGCGCTACCGGATCATGAACGAGGTTCCGACGCTTCTGTTGATCCTCATCGTGGTCTCGGTCATCGCACGGCCGTTCTAG
- a CDS encoding Tim44/TimA family putative adaptor protein encodes MSSAVIQLLVLAGIALFLILRLKNVLGTRDGFEKPPVSGDDRAGARQVRQRPEFEVIEGGPDHDIVDHVADGSDDAKALAGMKMAEPGFGVGDFLGGARGAYEMILGAFEKGDISEVRDFLDPDVAEAFEGVIEQRREQGLTVESEILGVRDVELYKATFDRETRHAELTVRFLAELTVVVRDAEGKIVEGDPNEIKRQRDTWTFARTMGADDPNWVLVATGD; translated from the coding sequence ATGAGTTCTGCCGTCATACAGCTTCTTGTTCTCGCAGGGATCGCTCTGTTTCTTATCCTGCGCCTCAAGAACGTGCTGGGAACGCGCGACGGGTTCGAGAAACCCCCCGTGTCCGGCGACGACCGCGCAGGTGCCCGACAGGTGCGCCAGAGGCCCGAATTCGAGGTCATCGAGGGCGGTCCCGATCACGATATCGTTGATCACGTCGCCGATGGCTCGGACGATGCCAAGGCGCTGGCCGGGATGAAGATGGCCGAGCCGGGCTTCGGCGTGGGCGATTTCCTGGGCGGCGCACGCGGTGCCTACGAGATGATCCTCGGTGCATTCGAGAAGGGTGACATCTCGGAGGTGCGGGATTTCCTCGACCCCGACGTGGCCGAAGCCTTCGAGGGCGTGATCGAGCAGCGCCGCGAACAGGGCCTGACCGTCGAGAGCGAGATCCTCGGCGTGCGCGATGTCGAGCTCTACAAGGCGACCTTCGACCGCGAGACGCGCCATGCGGAACTGACGGTGCGATTCCTGGCCGAGCTGACCGTCGTCGTCCGCGACGCCGAGGGCAAGATCGTCGAGGGCGACCCGAACGAGATCAAGCGCCAGCGCGACACCTGGACCTTTGCCCGGACGATGGGGGCGGACGATCCGAACTGGGTGCTGGTCGCTACGGGCGACTGA